The Anastrepha ludens isolate Willacy chromosome 2, idAnaLude1.1, whole genome shotgun sequence genome contains a region encoding:
- the LOC128864347 gene encoding uncharacterized protein LOC128864347 — MAESNNLLKKAEVPNINQVDNDLSVNSAELPTTSQAAKGKQCPPTVSESTDMEVDDMALGPDGKASTISPEEEEKLLSSPTRDAGRKDEDKVRLCGAARKRLKYFLRKGHSIDEARELAQKPADLKRQRSSSTTPKQSSPKRANLQGSPSVGQKAEEPTETEGPKAAVPNPEVKVDSTKMSYKDAACSTKLGIIPPDYPTTVWSTERLTAIQHAILEAIRKKQTGAAKPKFNSCTFRPGYIVISCGCDDTANWLKEVVPKLKPWKDAQLKIVQEADIPRPQIFVGHFPELDSPSTEDIISLLDGQNEGLNTNDWRVLNRVRKGTVVEITIAIDPISAEVIKTSNNWLNYGFGKTQLRPKSKGPIDPPKVTEQDPDPSAKQSSEKAGTLTPTASIAQDDKASCSRHEPEKPTTSGTWRHNVAEGIRMRPPLQADKKAHSHKKDRRGDQMSAEEAVLLKSNRGKKKAAIAKRRITR; from the coding sequence ATGGCAGAgtcaaacaatttattaaaaaaggcagAAGTGCCTAATATAAACCAGGTCGATAACGACCTTTCGGTAAATAGTGCCGAATTACCAACAACATCGCAGGCAGCTAAGGGCAAACAATGCCCTCCAACTGTCAGCGAAAGTACCGATATGGAAGTTGACGACATGGCCCTGGGGCCAGATGGCAAAGCTTCTACCATAtcaccagaggaagaggagaaacTATTATCTTCTCCCACTCGTGACGCAGGAAGAAAGGACGAAGACAAGGTGCGGCTTTGCGGTGCCGCCAGAAAGCGCCTAAAGTACTTCCTAAGAAAAGGTCACAGCATTGACGAGGCAAGAGAGTTGGCTCAAAAACCAGCTGATCTGAAGCGACAACGCTCCAGCAGCACCACGCCAAAGCAAAGCTCCCCTAAACGTGCCAATTTACAGGGGAGCCCTAGCGTTGGACAAAAGGCAGAAGAGCCTACCGAAACGGAAGGACCAAAGGCAGCAGTGCCTAATCCAGAAGTCAAGGTAGACTCAACAAAAATGTCTTACAAAGACGCGGCGTGTAGCACGAAGTTGGGAATAATTCCTCCTGACTATCCCACTACAGTATGGTCGACGGAAAGACTAACGGCCATACAACATGCTATCCTGGAGGCGATAAGGAAAAAGCAGACTGGCGCTGCAAAGCCCAAATTTAATAGCTGCACCTTTCGCCCAGGATATATAGTTATATCATGCGGCTGCGATGATACGGCTAATTGGCTAAAGGAAGTAGTTCCTAAGCTGAAGCCGTGGAAAGATGCACAGCTGAAGATTGTGCAGGAGGCGGACATACCGCGCCCACAAATCTTCGTTGGTCACTTTCCAGAATTGGACAGCCCCTCAACTGAGGATATCATTAGCCTCCTTGACGGCCAAAACGAGGGCCTCAACACCAATGACTGGCGGGTGCTCAACAGAGTGCGCAAGGGCACTGTGGTAGAAATTACCATTGCTATTGACCCAATCTCCGCAGAAGTCATAAAGACTTCCAATAACTGGTTGAACTACGGGTTCGGTAAAACCCAACTTCGGCCAAAATCTAAAGGCCCGATTGATCCGCCTAAGGTTACCGAACAGGACCCTGACCCCTCGGCGAAACAAAGCTCTGAGAAAGCGGGAACTTTGACTCCAACGGCTTCAATAGCCCAGGACGATAAGGCCAGCTGCTCCAGACACGAGCCAGAAAAGCCAACAACATCCGGCACATGGCGCCATAACGTGGCCGAGGGTATCCGCATGCGACCCCCGCTGCAGGCTGATAAAAAAGCGCACAGCCACAAGAAGGATCGAAGGGGGGATCAGATGTCCGCTGAGGAAGCAGTCCTGCTGAAAAGCAACCGAGGCAAGAAAAAGGCAGCCATTGCCAAACGAAGGATCACTAGATGA